A portion of the Juglans microcarpa x Juglans regia isolate MS1-56 chromosome 1D, Jm3101_v1.0, whole genome shotgun sequence genome contains these proteins:
- the LOC121251491 gene encoding uncharacterized protein LOC121251491 isoform X1 — protein MIRLEIMGSTHRIQLVLPLTFMMVILALRALPEIAGQTISSSGFAPGRNLLQTDNVSEPVKQSDDTVRVDPLDNLKKYRGGYDITNKHYWSSTIFTGIYGYCAGLLWLLCGVVYGGFLLATTFCCTSRKIGKLRKRLHNKHCCLRPILLVTLFTILAITASGLVLGANARFHSRAKTVVNIIMNTANEASETIYNTTGAMKDITNNLGAAEGSSDASDFLASTSEKLNVEAAEIQRQAKKNRHLIDKGLRIVYIITTVTVSFNLVAVIALSVSGSMRFRQALYLFIILCWSLTVLCWLFSGIYFFLEKFSSDTCTALENFQENPSNSSLSSILPCDEVLSAKSVLFDVSAGIYNLVNEVNTNISLFQATSNPNLLFVCNPFSAPPDYQYQPDNCSANTIRIGDIPKVLKFFTCSDANNGTCENGQPLSNSNYKIVVAYSNSIQNLLDAYPGMESLVECQSVKDAFSEILFKHCKPLKRYVRMVWVSMLFLSVIMMILVLIWMSQAHHEQNLHLSNGSVKPHHIATGDMLEAGATEEVNSHTKSSTAFN, from the exons ATGATCAG gttAGAGATCATGGGTTCCACACACAGAATACAACTGGTCCTGCCCCTGACTTTCATGATGGTAATTTTAGCCTTGAGGGCTCTTCCAGAAATTGCAGGACAGACAATTTCATCAAGTGGCTTTGCACCAG GGAGAAATTTGCTTCAGACAGACAATGTCTCAGAACCAGTTAAACAGTCCGATGATACTGTGAGGGTGGATCCTCtagacaacttaaaaaaatacaggGGAGGATATGATATCACCAACAAGCACTATTGGAgt TCAACCATATTTACTGGAATTTATGGATATTGCGCTGGGTTGCTGTGGCTTTTGTGTGGAGTTGTATATGGAGGCTTTCTGCTGGCAACTACTTTTTGTTGTACAAGTAGAAAGATTGGAAAGCTGAGGAAAAGATTGCATAATAAGCATTGTTGCCTCAGACCAATTCTCCTTGTCACATTGTTCACAATTCTAGCAAT AACTGCATCTGGGTTAGTTCTGGGGGCCAACGCAAGGTTTCACTCAAGAGCCAAAACAGTGGTGAACATTATCATGAACACAGCAAATGAGGCTTCAGAAACCATATACAATACAACAGGAGCAATGAAAGACATAACAAATAACTTGGGAGCGGCAGAAGGAAGTAGTGATGCTTCTGACTTCCTTGCCTCCACATCTGAGAAACTTAATGTTGAAGCTGCAGAAATACAAAGGCAGGCAAAGAAGAACAGGCATCTGATCGACAAGGGTCTGAGGATAGt ATATATAATAACGACAGTTACCGTCTCATTCAACCTGGTTGCGGTAATAGCTCTTTCAG TGTCTGGAAGTATGAGGTTTCGCCAGGCACTTTACCT GTTCATTATACTATGCTGGTCCCTGACGGTTCTTTGCTGGTTGTTCTCTGGAATATATTTCTTTCTAGAGAA GTTCTCTAGTGATACGTGCACAGCTCTTGAAAATTTCCAAGAAAATCCCAGCAACAGCAGCTTGAGCTCAATCCTTCCTTGTGATGAAGTACTATCAGCTAAATCAGTCCTATTTGATGTCAGTGCAGGGATCTACAACCTTGTTAATGAG GTGAATACAAACATATCCCTCTTTCAAGCAACATCGAATCCAAATCTTCTTTTTGTTTGCAATCCTTTCTCTGCACCACCAGACTACCAATACCAGCCAGACAATTGTTCAGCTAATACAATTCGAATAGGAGACATCCCAAAG GTATTGAAGTTCTTTACTTGTTCGGATGCCAACAATGGGACATGCGAAAATGGTCAACCTCTATCTAATAGCAACTACAAGATAGTGGTGGCTTACTCAAATTCAATACAAAATCTGCTCGACGCATATCCGGGAATGGAAAGTCTAGTAGAATGTCAATCAGTGAAGGATGCATTTTCTGAGATCCTGTTTAAGCACTGCAAACCTTTGAAGAGATATGTTCGGATGGTGTGGGTGTCAATGTTGTTCCTGTCAGTGATCATGATGATTTTGGTTCTGATATGGATGTCACAAGCTCATCATGAGCAGAACCTTCACCTTTCAAATGGATCTGTGAAACCCCATCATATAGCAACCGGAGATATGCTGGAAGCAGGAGCAACTGAAGAAGTTAACAGCCACACAAAATCAAGTACAGCCTTTAATTAG
- the LOC121251491 gene encoding uncharacterized protein LOC121251491 isoform X2, whose product MEIMGSTHRIQLVLPLTFMMVILALRALPEIAGQTISSSGFAPGRNLLQTDNVSEPVKQSDDTVRVDPLDNLKKYRGGYDITNKHYWSSTIFTGIYGYCAGLLWLLCGVVYGGFLLATTFCCTSRKIGKLRKRLHNKHCCLRPILLVTLFTILAITASGLVLGANARFHSRAKTVVNIIMNTANEASETIYNTTGAMKDITNNLGAAEGSSDASDFLASTSEKLNVEAAEIQRQAKKNRHLIDKGLRIVYIITTVTVSFNLVAVIALSVSGSMRFRQALYLFIILCWSLTVLCWLFSGIYFFLEKFSSDTCTALENFQENPSNSSLSSILPCDEVLSAKSVLFDVSAGIYNLVNEVNTNISLFQATSNPNLLFVCNPFSAPPDYQYQPDNCSANTIRIGDIPKVLKFFTCSDANNGTCENGQPLSNSNYKIVVAYSNSIQNLLDAYPGMESLVECQSVKDAFSEILFKHCKPLKRYVRMVWVSMLFLSVIMMILVLIWMSQAHHEQNLHLSNGSVKPHHIATGDMLEAGATEEVNSHTKSSTAFN is encoded by the exons ATGG AGATCATGGGTTCCACACACAGAATACAACTGGTCCTGCCCCTGACTTTCATGATGGTAATTTTAGCCTTGAGGGCTCTTCCAGAAATTGCAGGACAGACAATTTCATCAAGTGGCTTTGCACCAG GGAGAAATTTGCTTCAGACAGACAATGTCTCAGAACCAGTTAAACAGTCCGATGATACTGTGAGGGTGGATCCTCtagacaacttaaaaaaatacaggGGAGGATATGATATCACCAACAAGCACTATTGGAgt TCAACCATATTTACTGGAATTTATGGATATTGCGCTGGGTTGCTGTGGCTTTTGTGTGGAGTTGTATATGGAGGCTTTCTGCTGGCAACTACTTTTTGTTGTACAAGTAGAAAGATTGGAAAGCTGAGGAAAAGATTGCATAATAAGCATTGTTGCCTCAGACCAATTCTCCTTGTCACATTGTTCACAATTCTAGCAAT AACTGCATCTGGGTTAGTTCTGGGGGCCAACGCAAGGTTTCACTCAAGAGCCAAAACAGTGGTGAACATTATCATGAACACAGCAAATGAGGCTTCAGAAACCATATACAATACAACAGGAGCAATGAAAGACATAACAAATAACTTGGGAGCGGCAGAAGGAAGTAGTGATGCTTCTGACTTCCTTGCCTCCACATCTGAGAAACTTAATGTTGAAGCTGCAGAAATACAAAGGCAGGCAAAGAAGAACAGGCATCTGATCGACAAGGGTCTGAGGATAGt ATATATAATAACGACAGTTACCGTCTCATTCAACCTGGTTGCGGTAATAGCTCTTTCAG TGTCTGGAAGTATGAGGTTTCGCCAGGCACTTTACCT GTTCATTATACTATGCTGGTCCCTGACGGTTCTTTGCTGGTTGTTCTCTGGAATATATTTCTTTCTAGAGAA GTTCTCTAGTGATACGTGCACAGCTCTTGAAAATTTCCAAGAAAATCCCAGCAACAGCAGCTTGAGCTCAATCCTTCCTTGTGATGAAGTACTATCAGCTAAATCAGTCCTATTTGATGTCAGTGCAGGGATCTACAACCTTGTTAATGAG GTGAATACAAACATATCCCTCTTTCAAGCAACATCGAATCCAAATCTTCTTTTTGTTTGCAATCCTTTCTCTGCACCACCAGACTACCAATACCAGCCAGACAATTGTTCAGCTAATACAATTCGAATAGGAGACATCCCAAAG GTATTGAAGTTCTTTACTTGTTCGGATGCCAACAATGGGACATGCGAAAATGGTCAACCTCTATCTAATAGCAACTACAAGATAGTGGTGGCTTACTCAAATTCAATACAAAATCTGCTCGACGCATATCCGGGAATGGAAAGTCTAGTAGAATGTCAATCAGTGAAGGATGCATTTTCTGAGATCCTGTTTAAGCACTGCAAACCTTTGAAGAGATATGTTCGGATGGTGTGGGTGTCAATGTTGTTCCTGTCAGTGATCATGATGATTTTGGTTCTGATATGGATGTCACAAGCTCATCATGAGCAGAACCTTCACCTTTCAAATGGATCTGTGAAACCCCATCATATAGCAACCGGAGATATGCTGGAAGCAGGAGCAACTGAAGAAGTTAACAGCCACACAAAATCAAGTACAGCCTTTAATTAG
- the LOC121251491 gene encoding uncharacterized protein LOC121251491 isoform X3, whose product MGSTHRIQLVLPLTFMMVILALRALPEIAGQTISSSGFAPGRNLLQTDNVSEPVKQSDDTVRVDPLDNLKKYRGGYDITNKHYWSSTIFTGIYGYCAGLLWLLCGVVYGGFLLATTFCCTSRKIGKLRKRLHNKHCCLRPILLVTLFTILAITASGLVLGANARFHSRAKTVVNIIMNTANEASETIYNTTGAMKDITNNLGAAEGSSDASDFLASTSEKLNVEAAEIQRQAKKNRHLIDKGLRIVYIITTVTVSFNLVAVIALSVSGSMRFRQALYLFIILCWSLTVLCWLFSGIYFFLEKFSSDTCTALENFQENPSNSSLSSILPCDEVLSAKSVLFDVSAGIYNLVNEVNTNISLFQATSNPNLLFVCNPFSAPPDYQYQPDNCSANTIRIGDIPKVLKFFTCSDANNGTCENGQPLSNSNYKIVVAYSNSIQNLLDAYPGMESLVECQSVKDAFSEILFKHCKPLKRYVRMVWVSMLFLSVIMMILVLIWMSQAHHEQNLHLSNGSVKPHHIATGDMLEAGATEEVNSHTKSSTAFN is encoded by the exons ATGGGTTCCACACACAGAATACAACTGGTCCTGCCCCTGACTTTCATGATGGTAATTTTAGCCTTGAGGGCTCTTCCAGAAATTGCAGGACAGACAATTTCATCAAGTGGCTTTGCACCAG GGAGAAATTTGCTTCAGACAGACAATGTCTCAGAACCAGTTAAACAGTCCGATGATACTGTGAGGGTGGATCCTCtagacaacttaaaaaaatacaggGGAGGATATGATATCACCAACAAGCACTATTGGAgt TCAACCATATTTACTGGAATTTATGGATATTGCGCTGGGTTGCTGTGGCTTTTGTGTGGAGTTGTATATGGAGGCTTTCTGCTGGCAACTACTTTTTGTTGTACAAGTAGAAAGATTGGAAAGCTGAGGAAAAGATTGCATAATAAGCATTGTTGCCTCAGACCAATTCTCCTTGTCACATTGTTCACAATTCTAGCAAT AACTGCATCTGGGTTAGTTCTGGGGGCCAACGCAAGGTTTCACTCAAGAGCCAAAACAGTGGTGAACATTATCATGAACACAGCAAATGAGGCTTCAGAAACCATATACAATACAACAGGAGCAATGAAAGACATAACAAATAACTTGGGAGCGGCAGAAGGAAGTAGTGATGCTTCTGACTTCCTTGCCTCCACATCTGAGAAACTTAATGTTGAAGCTGCAGAAATACAAAGGCAGGCAAAGAAGAACAGGCATCTGATCGACAAGGGTCTGAGGATAGt ATATATAATAACGACAGTTACCGTCTCATTCAACCTGGTTGCGGTAATAGCTCTTTCAG TGTCTGGAAGTATGAGGTTTCGCCAGGCACTTTACCT GTTCATTATACTATGCTGGTCCCTGACGGTTCTTTGCTGGTTGTTCTCTGGAATATATTTCTTTCTAGAGAA GTTCTCTAGTGATACGTGCACAGCTCTTGAAAATTTCCAAGAAAATCCCAGCAACAGCAGCTTGAGCTCAATCCTTCCTTGTGATGAAGTACTATCAGCTAAATCAGTCCTATTTGATGTCAGTGCAGGGATCTACAACCTTGTTAATGAG GTGAATACAAACATATCCCTCTTTCAAGCAACATCGAATCCAAATCTTCTTTTTGTTTGCAATCCTTTCTCTGCACCACCAGACTACCAATACCAGCCAGACAATTGTTCAGCTAATACAATTCGAATAGGAGACATCCCAAAG GTATTGAAGTTCTTTACTTGTTCGGATGCCAACAATGGGACATGCGAAAATGGTCAACCTCTATCTAATAGCAACTACAAGATAGTGGTGGCTTACTCAAATTCAATACAAAATCTGCTCGACGCATATCCGGGAATGGAAAGTCTAGTAGAATGTCAATCAGTGAAGGATGCATTTTCTGAGATCCTGTTTAAGCACTGCAAACCTTTGAAGAGATATGTTCGGATGGTGTGGGTGTCAATGTTGTTCCTGTCAGTGATCATGATGATTTTGGTTCTGATATGGATGTCACAAGCTCATCATGAGCAGAACCTTCACCTTTCAAATGGATCTGTGAAACCCCATCATATAGCAACCGGAGATATGCTGGAAGCAGGAGCAACTGAAGAAGTTAACAGCCACACAAAATCAAGTACAGCCTTTAATTAG